DNA sequence from the Pyramidobacter piscolens W5455 genome:
CGGTGAGCGGAGTCTTCACGGGGCCGCTGGGACGGCCCGTTCAGGCGGCCTGGGGGCTTTTACCGGACCGCGGCGCGGTCGTGGAGATCGCGGCGGCCTCGGGGCTGCCGCTGGTACCTCTCGGGCGGCGCAACCCGCTCCATACCACTTCGCTGGGAACGGGCGAGCAGATCCGCGCCGCGCTCGACGCGGGCTGCCGCTTCATCGCGCTCGGCCTGGGCGGCAGCGCTACCAACGACGGCGGCATGGGCATCCTCGCCGCGCTGGGGGCGCGCTTTCTCGACGCCGCCGGAGGCGAGCTGCCGCCCCGCGGCGAATCGCTGGAACGGGTCGAACGCGTCGATCTGTCGCGCCTTGATCCGCGCCTTGCGGAAACGGAACTGATGCTCG
Encoded proteins:
- a CDS encoding glycerate kinase, with product MRVLIAMDSFKGNISGLEASEAVARGVRRGCPWADLKILPIADGGEGTVEAFVRAMRGRTVSGVFTGPLGRPVQAAWGLLPDRGAVVEIAAASGLPLVPLGRRNPLHTTSLGTGEQIRAALDAGCRFIALGLGGSATNDGGMGILAALGARFLDAAGGELPPRGESLERVERVDLSRLDPRLAETELMLACDVQNPLCGPSGAAAVYGPQKGATAEIVQRLDAGLRRFAAAVERATGRGVLDLPGGGAAGG